A portion of the Calothrix sp. 336/3 genome contains these proteins:
- a CDS encoding Uma2 family endonuclease, with protein MVANPQFPHMTRQEYLEWEANQELRYEYIDGEVWAMTGGTKPHNRIALNFATSLDTFLAGKGCDVYINDVKVQISALNSYHYPDVVVTCDARDRESNDLVQYPCLIIEVLSPSTETFDRGKKFARYRQIPTLKEYILIASEEICVDCFRRGEQGLWIYSSYTPEDKLTLETLGFSIYVKDLYRQVNFK; from the coding sequence ATGGTCGCTAATCCTCAATTTCCCCATATGACGAGACAAGAGTACCTAGAATGGGAAGCCAATCAGGAACTCAGGTATGAGTATATTGATGGAGAAGTTTGGGCAATGACAGGGGGAACAAAACCCCATAATCGGATTGCTCTCAATTTTGCGACATCCCTAGATACATTCCTCGCAGGAAAGGGTTGTGATGTCTATATCAATGATGTGAAGGTGCAAATTTCTGCCCTCAATTCCTACCATTATCCTGATGTTGTCGTCACCTGTGATGCTAGGGATAGGGAGTCTAACGACTTGGTACAATATCCTTGTTTAATTATCGAAGTTTTATCCCCTTCCACGGAAACCTTTGATAGAGGTAAAAAATTTGCTCGCTATCGACAAATTCCCACCCTAAAAGAATATATCCTGATCGCATCAGAAGAAATTTGTGTGGATTGTTTTCGTAGAGGTGAGCAAGGATTATGGATATATTCTAGCTATACCCCTGAAGACAAATTAACCCTGGAAACTTTGGGTTTCTCCATATATGTTAAAGATTTGTATCGCCAAGTAAATTTTAAATAA
- a CDS encoding urease subunit beta — protein sequence MIPGEYIVADGEIELNAGRETVKLLVANSGDRPIQVGSHFHFFEVNSALQFPRESARGMRLDIPAGTAVRFEPGDEKEITLVPLVGSRQVYGFNGLINDSLEADKNFGKKGKDKQKEKKKK from the coding sequence ATGATACCAGGTGAATATATTGTGGCGGATGGCGAAATTGAATTAAATGCAGGCAGGGAAACTGTAAAATTATTAGTAGCAAATAGTGGCGATCGCCCAATTCAAGTCGGTTCCCATTTCCACTTTTTTGAAGTTAATTCCGCACTGCAATTTCCCAGAGAATCTGCGAGGGGAATGCGTTTAGATATTCCTGCGGGTACTGCTGTCAGATTTGAACCGGGAGATGAAAAGGAAATCACCCTTGTTCCTTTGGTGGGTTCCCGACAGGTATACGGTTTCAATGGGTTAATTAATGATAGTTTAGAAGCTGATAAAAATTTTGGGAAGAAGGGAAAAGACAAGCAGAAAGAAAAGAAGAAAAAGTAA
- the ureA gene encoding urease subunit gamma — protein MQLTPQEKDKLLIFTAALVAERRKQRGLKLNYPEAVAYISAAILEGARDGRTVAELMSYGTTLLTHDEVMVGVPEMIHEVQVEATFPDGTKLVTVHNPIR, from the coding sequence ATGCAATTGACACCCCAAGAGAAGGATAAACTACTGATTTTTACTGCTGCTTTGGTTGCGGAAAGGCGTAAACAAAGGGGTTTAAAATTAAATTATCCAGAAGCTGTGGCTTACATTTCTGCGGCAATTTTAGAAGGTGCGAGGGATGGTAGAACCGTGGCAGAATTGATGAGCTATGGTACTACTTTATTGACTCACGATGAAGTGATGGTAGGTGTACCAGAGATGATTCACGAGGTACAGGTAGAAGCGACTTTTCCTGATGGTACTAAGTTGGTGACGGTACATAATCCCATTCGGTAG
- a CDS encoding urease accessory protein UreD encodes MNSWHGKLHLTYGSHGGKTQLVSSQNQAPLKVQRPFYPEGEAVCHSIILHTAGGVVGGDRLSTNIHLQPQSQVLLTTAAASKIYKSNGLQARQDVTIHIDSHACLEYLPQETIVFNSANYRQDVRIHLAVDASFLGWEITRFGRTARNEQFIQGEWRNYTEIWRDNQPLWIDRQYLPGDMAVFHSPHGLNSQAIAGSFIYLGKQISPQLITQIRQMWGENSPSAVGVTALEHGFLCRYRGNSTSEVRNWFISVWQLLRQSIGNRGNCVPRVWQI; translated from the coding sequence TTGAATAGTTGGCATGGCAAACTGCATTTAACCTATGGTTCTCATGGGGGAAAAACTCAATTAGTTTCTAGCCAGAATCAAGCACCTTTAAAGGTACAACGTCCATTTTACCCAGAAGGTGAGGCAGTTTGTCATAGCATTATCTTACATACTGCTGGGGGTGTGGTAGGTGGCGATCGCCTTTCAACCAATATCCATCTCCAACCCCAATCTCAAGTATTGTTAACCACCGCAGCCGCCAGTAAAATTTATAAAAGTAATGGTTTACAGGCTAGACAAGATGTCACAATTCACATTGATAGTCACGCTTGTTTAGAATATTTACCTCAAGAAACAATAGTTTTTAATTCTGCAAATTATCGTCAAGATGTCCGCATTCACCTAGCTGTTGATGCAAGTTTTCTGGGGTGGGAAATTACCCGTTTTGGGCGCACTGCTAGAAATGAACAATTTATACAAGGTGAGTGGCGTAACTACACTGAAATTTGGCGAGATAATCAACCTTTGTGGATTGATAGACAATATTTACCAGGTGATATGGCAGTTTTCCATAGTCCCCACGGTTTAAATAGTCAGGCGATTGCAGGTAGTTTTATATACCTTGGCAAGCAAATTTCACCGCAGTTAATCACCCAAATCAGGCAGATGTGGGGAGAAAATTCTCCATCAGCAGTTGGTGTGACAGCTTTGGAACATGGATTTTTGTGTCGATACCGTGGAAATTCTACCTCTGAGGTGCGAAACTGGTTTATCAGTGTGTGGCAATTATTACGGCAATCTATTGGCAATCGTGGTAATTGTGTACCGAGAGTTTGGCAGATTTAA
- a CDS encoding methyltransferase, with amino-acid sequence MTQSIQAPVVGDIPLQVVLMQMVTSNWVSQSVYAAAKLGIADLLKDGNKNYYELAEATKTHPRSLYRLLRALASVGVFAETETGYFTLTPLANYLRSDISESLRAMAIMNGEEQYHAWGNLLYSLQTGENTFKHLYGSELFDWFNQNPPQAKIFDDAMTSYSVVQNPGVVAGYDFSGIKTLVDVAGGHGKLLTDILKDNPRMQGILFDQESVIEGAKSFIAGSEVGDRCTLVSGDFFESVPSGGDAYILKMIIHDWSDELAIKILKNCRTVMPKDGKLLIVEQVVPPGNQASFSKFLDLHMLLMCEGGCERTEEEFQVLLEKAGFQMTRIVPLESVMSVVEAIPI; translated from the coding sequence ATGACTCAAAGTATACAAGCTCCGGTCGTAGGTGACATTCCATTGCAAGTAGTTTTGATGCAGATGGTTACTAGTAATTGGGTCTCACAGTCAGTATATGCTGCTGCTAAACTGGGGATAGCAGATTTACTGAAAGATGGTAATAAAAATTACTATGAATTAGCAGAGGCGACAAAAACTCATCCTCGCTCTCTGTATCGTTTATTACGTGCTTTGGCAAGTGTGGGAGTATTCGCAGAAACTGAAACAGGTTATTTTACTTTGACTCCCTTAGCCAATTATTTGCGTAGCGACATTTCTGAATCTTTGCGAGCAATGGCAATAATGAACGGTGAGGAGCAGTATCATGCCTGGGGCAACTTACTGTATAGTTTACAGACTGGTGAGAATACATTTAAGCATTTATACGGTAGTGAGTTATTTGATTGGTTTAATCAAAATCCGCCTCAGGCAAAAATTTTTGATGATGCAATGACGAGTTATTCGGTAGTACAGAATCCTGGAGTTGTTGCTGGGTATGATTTTTCGGGAATTAAAACCTTAGTTGATGTCGCTGGTGGACATGGGAAGTTACTAACGGATATCCTCAAGGATAATCCACGGATGCAAGGTATTCTATTTGACCAAGAATCAGTGATAGAGGGAGCAAAATCGTTTATCGCTGGTTCTGAAGTTGGCGATCGCTGTACCTTAGTGAGTGGTGATTTTTTTGAGTCTGTTCCTAGTGGGGGAGATGCATACATTCTCAAGATGATTATCCATGATTGGAGTGATGAGCTAGCAATTAAAATTTTAAAAAATTGCCGTACCGTGATGCCAAAGGATGGCAAACTTTTAATAGTAGAGCAGGTAGTTCCTCCAGGAAATCAAGCATCTTTTAGTAAGTTTCTCGATTTACATATGTTATTGATGTGTGAAGGGGGTTGCGAACGTACAGAGGAGGAATTTCAAGTTCTTTTAGAAAAAGCAGGATTTCAGATGACAAGAATTGTTCCTCTGGAATCTGTAATGAGTGTGGTGGAAGCAATTCCTATTTAG
- a CDS encoding AAA family ATPase — MARSLKISPEYIQEVKSALQANGYPSQQSLASGVGLALSTVKNFLAGKPVDYLNFIEISEKLGCDWQKIADKQSGNGISSTKNETSPFITGLPITQPHQFFGREKELKRLFNLLKRHPLQNAAIIGKRRIGKTSLLHYLKSITTAPIEQLRPNQKSDWLQNSATYKWIFVDFQDPRMSGREGFLAYILESLGIQQPNPCNLENFMDLLCGNLRNPTVILLDEIGVGLQRCPQLDDEFWEALRSLATNQTDGNLAFILATHESPIDLARSNGPGIYYFACPY, encoded by the coding sequence ATGGCGCGATCGCTTAAAATATCCCCTGAGTATATACAAGAAGTTAAGTCAGCCTTACAAGCCAATGGCTACCCCAGTCAGCAATCTTTAGCTAGCGGTGTTGGTTTAGCGCTTTCCACAGTCAAAAACTTCCTTGCCGGGAAACCTGTGGACTATCTTAATTTCATTGAAATCAGTGAAAAACTGGGTTGTGATTGGCAAAAAATAGCTGACAAGCAATCAGGAAACGGAATATCTTCAACAAAAAACGAAACTTCACCTTTTATTACAGGTTTACCGATTACTCAACCTCACCAATTTTTTGGACGTGAGAAAGAACTAAAACGGTTATTTAACCTCCTCAAACGTCATCCCCTGCAAAATGCCGCAATTATCGGTAAAAGAAGAATTGGTAAAACCTCGCTGCTGCATTACCTCAAAAGTATCACCACTGCCCCAATAGAACAATTACGTCCAAATCAAAAGTCTGATTGGCTACAAAATTCTGCAACTTATAAGTGGATTTTTGTAGATTTTCAAGATCCACGAATGTCAGGTAGAGAAGGTTTTCTGGCTTATATTCTCGAATCTCTAGGAATACAACAACCTAATCCTTGTAACTTAGAGAACTTTATGGATTTACTTTGCGGTAACTTGCGAAATCCCACAGTTATTTTACTTGATGAAATCGGCGTAGGTTTGCAACGCTGTCCTCAATTAGACGATGAATTTTGGGAAGCATTGCGTTCTTTGGCAACTAACCAAACAGATGGCAATCTCGCATTTATTTTAGCAACCCACGAATCACCAATTGATTTAGCCCGCAGTAACGGACCAGGCATATATTATTTTGCCTGTCCTTACTAG
- a CDS encoding AAA family ATPase, which produces MPVLTSLLIGCVLLFSGKSSETVAVGVAFGVAFGVAVGVAYGVAFGVAYGVAFGVAFGVAYGVAYGVAYGVAYGVAFGVAFGVAGGVAFGVAFGVAEHKTGYPLGRQIGGILIGIIVGGVAGGVAGGVAYGVAVGVAFGVAFGVAVGCLISSFFALPYVITERIAGTSAGAVAGALSNMGWWMVILINSDTENGQIISIAIATSTLLGLTWAWWRPVVLYPLLLAANTLLYQAELRRSRNKSSLLPWHPAFWDEHQRLPILSLEEHIVLVAKRNPKEGQAVIDYLSTSRQRRAAQAAQIELDAWSLECCANVEDIRHTYQKLTSREIESRISNLLNIFSRISEDVDAALNQRSNYNQRLAFKAVIDRLNANLQDLIRSSDKYSKRFYPIAKSWHKITTDYVEELAKEVELRQEIDSPYILAVPLTQEQEVFAGRDDIGTRIEQLILDRRRPPLLLYGQRRMGKTSLLNNLGKLLPNSIIPLFVDLQGAPSSATDYTGFLYNLARGMITSAKKQAVNLPPLTRETLKDDPFTHFDEWLDEVEIALAENTALLMLDEFEVLDNAISRGRFDEQDVLGMLRHLIQHRPKFKLMLAGSHTIEEYQRWASYLINVQVVHISYLKENEARQLIERPVKDFTLRYEPNAVERILQITRCHPFLVQLICAEIVAYKNEQDPSIRRLATLSDVETAIPEALSTGAFFFADIQNNQIDTTQREILQLIATHGEGAIVSQQTIEQHFPQAWQSAVRLLLQRELIEESSGGYCFQVEFIRRWFAEKALI; this is translated from the coding sequence TTGCCTGTCCTTACTAGCTTACTCATTGGCTGTGTACTTTTATTCAGTGGCAAGTCAAGCGAAACCGTAGCGGTCGGCGTGGCTTTTGGCGTGGCTTTTGGCGTGGCGGTCGGCGTGGCTTATGGCGTGGCTTTTGGCGTGGCTTATGGCGTGGCTTTTGGCGTGGCTTTTGGCGTGGCTTATGGCGTGGCTTATGGCGTGGCTTATGGCGTGGCTTATGGCGTGGCTTTTGGCGTGGCTTTTGGCGTGGCGGGAGGCGTGGCTTTTGGCGTGGCTTTTGGCGTGGCTGAACACAAAACAGGCTATCCCTTGGGAAGGCAGATAGGGGGTATTTTGATTGGTATTATAGTCGGAGGCGTGGCGGGAGGCGTGGCGGGAGGCGTGGCTTATGGCGTGGCGGTCGGCGTGGCTTTTGGCGTGGCTTTTGGCGTGGCGGTCGGTTGTCTAATTAGCAGTTTCTTTGCTTTGCCTTATGTAATCACAGAACGTATTGCTGGTACTTCAGCAGGTGCAGTAGCAGGTGCTCTATCAAACATGGGGTGGTGGATGGTTATCCTTATCAATAGTGACACTGAAAATGGTCAGATTATTTCTATAGCCATTGCTACAAGTACTTTGCTGGGATTAACTTGGGCTTGGTGGCGACCAGTAGTATTATATCCCTTACTCTTAGCAGCAAATACCCTACTCTATCAAGCTGAACTACGGCGTTCTCGAAATAAATCCAGTCTATTACCTTGGCATCCCGCTTTCTGGGACGAACACCAACGTTTGCCTATCCTGAGTTTAGAGGAACATATTGTCCTAGTAGCCAAGCGTAACCCAAAGGAAGGACAAGCAGTAATAGATTATCTCAGTACAAGTCGTCAGCGAAGGGCTGCACAAGCTGCACAAATTGAACTAGATGCTTGGAGTTTAGAATGCTGTGCAAATGTGGAAGATATTCGCCATACTTATCAAAAACTGACTTCTAGGGAAATAGAAAGTCGCATCAGCAACCTGTTAAATATCTTCAGTCGCATCAGTGAAGATGTAGATGCTGCCCTCAATCAGCGTAGTAATTACAACCAGCGTTTAGCCTTTAAAGCTGTAATAGACAGGTTAAACGCAAACTTACAGGATTTAATCCGCAGCAGCGACAAATATAGTAAACGCTTCTACCCCATCGCTAAAAGTTGGCATAAAATAACTACTGACTATGTGGAAGAACTGGCAAAAGAAGTTGAACTCCGCCAAGAAATTGACTCTCCTTACATTCTTGCCGTTCCCCTCACCCAAGAGCAAGAAGTTTTTGCCGGACGCGATGACATTGGTACCCGCATCGAACAATTAATCTTAGATCGTCGTCGCCCTCCCTTACTACTCTATGGACAGCGCCGCATGGGTAAAACTTCCCTCCTCAACAACCTGGGAAAGCTTCTACCCAATTCCATTATTCCCTTATTTGTTGACTTACAGGGCGCACCTTCATCAGCCACTGACTACACAGGTTTTCTCTACAACCTCGCTAGAGGAATGATCACCTCAGCCAAAAAACAAGCTGTAAATCTACCACCTCTCACTCGTGAAACTCTCAAAGATGATCCCTTCACCCACTTTGATGAATGGCTAGATGAGGTAGAAATTGCCTTAGCAGAAAATACCGCTTTGCTAATGCTGGATGAATTTGAAGTACTAGATAATGCTATTTCCAGAGGACGCTTCGACGAACAAGATGTTTTGGGAATGCTGCGTCACTTGATCCAACATCGCCCCAAGTTCAAGCTGATGCTGGCAGGTTCCCACACAATCGAAGAATATCAACGCTGGGCAAGTTATCTGATTAACGTCCAAGTTGTACATATTTCCTACCTGAAGGAAAACGAAGCAAGGCAATTAATCGAGCGTCCCGTCAAAGATTTTACTCTACGCTACGAACCAAATGCAGTTGAACGAATATTACAAATTACTCGTTGTCACCCATTCTTAGTCCAACTAATTTGTGCCGAAATCGTAGCTTACAAAAACGAACAAGATCCTTCTATCAGAAGATTAGCAACTTTATCAGATGTAGAAACTGCAATCCCCGAAGCCTTGAGTACGGGTGCTTTCTTTTTTGCTGATATCCAAAATAACCAAATAGATACAACCCAAAGAGAGATTTTACAGTTAATTGCCACACATGGAGAGGGGGCAATCGTTAGCCAACAAACAATAGAACAACATTTTCCTCAA